In a genomic window of Carassius carassius chromosome 43, fCarCar2.1, whole genome shotgun sequence:
- the chrm2b gene encoding muscarinic acetylcholine receptor M2 encodes METSNFTLSPNSSHANKTDSSPHSPYTLVELVLIILGLTTLSLITIIGNVLVMLSIKVNRNLQTVNNYFLFSLACADLFIGVFSMNLYTVYIVTGRWPLGALVCDLWLALDYVVSNASVMNLLIISFDRYFCITKPLSYPVKRTHRMAGMMIATAWTLSFILWAPAILFWQFFTGSRTVPEGKCYIQFFSNAVVTFGTAIAAFYLPVVTMTVLYWQISKASRSRVRSRDNRRVSRVSNDGGQAGPTAGSNTERKLIQAGEEMVLRKQRGSDATTDLAEDVLYPPAGEERESENDSISGSVLVSSNLRDEEAVSVCTNSDIRSHQNQSAPLATGSWARFACFRTTSQKDLQNTYKPNNRAQDMTNGKTRLSLVSQKIQNRKSLSLREKKVTRTIMAILVAFAATWTPYNVMVLINTFCSTCIPNTMWTFGYWLCYINSMVNPACYALCNVTFKDTFKQLLTCRYRDIHAPRKH; translated from the exons ATGGAGACGTCCAACTTCACTCTTTCTCCAAACTCCAGCCATGCTAACAAGACCGACTCTTCCCCACACAGTCCATACACGCTCGTCGAGCTTGTTCTAATCATTCTCGGCCTGACCACTTTAAGCCTGATCACCATTATCGGCAACGTGCTGGTCATGCTCTCCAtcaaggtcaacaggaacctccAGACGGTCAACAACTACTTCCTGTTCAGTCTAGCATGTGCTGATTTGTTCATTGGTGTTTTCTCCATGAACCTGTACACTGTGTACATTGTGACTGGCCGCTGGCCTTTAGGAGCTTTGGTGTGTGACCTCTGGTTGGCTCTGGACTATGTGGTGAGCAACGCCTCTGTTATGAACCTCCTCATCATCAGCTTTGACCGATATTTCTGCATCACCAAACCTCTCAGCTACCCGGTCAAAAGGACCCACAGGATGGCAGGCATGATGATCGCCACCGCTTGGACTCTGTCGTTCATTCTCTGGGCTCCGGCCATCCTGTTCTGGCAGTTCTTCACAGGCAGCCGGACGGTTCCCGAGGGCAAGTGCTACATCCAGTTTTTCTCCAATGCCGTGGTCACCTTCGGCACAGCCATCGCTGCCTTCTACCTGCCGGTTGTCACCATGACTGTACTGTACTGGCAGATCTCCAAAGCCAGCCGCAGCCGCGTCAGAAGCAGAGACAACCGCAGAGTTTCTAGAGTCAGTAATGATGGAGGCCAGGCTGGACCCACAGCTGGGAGCAATACAGAGAGGAAGTTGATCCAAGCAGGAGAGGAAATGGTCCTACGCAAGCAGAGGGGTTCAGATGCCACTACAG ATCTCGCTGAAGATGTACTGTACCCACCTGCAGGAGAAGAGCGTGAGAGTGAGAATGACTCTATATCTGGAAGTGTGCTCGTTTCTTCCAATCTGAGGGATGAGGAGGCCGTATCTGTATGCACTAACAGTGACATCAGAAGCCATCAGAACCAATCAGCTCCGCTAGCCACAGGAAGTTGGGCCAGATTTGCTTGCTTCAGAACAACATCCCAAAAGGACCTGCAAAACACCTATAAACCCAACAACAGAGCTCAGGACATGACCAACGGGAAGACTAGGCTGAGTCTGGTGTCACAGAAGATTCAGAACAGAAAGAGCTTATCATTGCGGGAGAAGAAAGTCACAAGGACCATTATGGCCATTCTGGTGGCGTTTGCAGCCACATGGACGCCCTACAATGTCATGGTGCTCATCAACACGTTTTGCTCGACCTGTATTCCAAACACGATGTGGACCTTTGGCTACTGGCTCTGCTACATAAACAGTATGGTGAACCCAGCCTGCTATGCCCTGTGCAATGTCACCTTCAAGGACACCTTCAAACAGCTGCTGACATGCAGATACAGGGATATTCATGCCCCCAGAAAACATTAA
- the LOC132125304 gene encoding F-box/LRR-repeat protein 14-like, with protein sequence MEIHVSSLFPEILAMIFNYLDVKGKGRVAQVCTAWRDASYHKSVWRGVEAKLHLRRANPSLFPSLQTRGIKKVQILSLRRSLSYVIQGMPNIESLNLSGCYNLTDNGLGHAFVQDIPSLRMLNLSLCKQITDSSLGRIAQYLKNLELLDLGGCSNITNTGLLLIAWGLHNLKSLNLRSCRHVSDVGIGHLSGMTRSAAEGCLSLEHLTLQDCQKLTDLSLKHISKGLNKLKVLNLSFCGGISDAGMIHLSHMTHLWTLNLRSCDNISDTGLMHLSMGALRLCGLDVSFCDKVGDQSLAYIAQGLYQLKSLSLCSCHISDDGINRMVRQMHELKTLNIGQCVRITDKGLELIADHLTQLTGIDLYGCTKITKRGLERITQLPCLKVLNLGLWQITEVKGLGDASEILPCYTS encoded by the coding sequence ATGGAGATCCACGTCTCGAGCCTCTTCCCGGAGATCTTAGCGATGATTTTCAACTACCTGGACGTCAAAGGCAAAGGCAGAGTCGCGCAAGTATGCACGGCGTGGAGAGACGCATCGTACCATAAATCCGTCTGGAGAGGAGTAGAAGCCAAACTCCACCTGAGGAGAGCAAACCCGTCTCTGTTCCCCAGCCTCCAAACCAGAGGCATCAAGAAAGTCCAGATCCTCAGCCTGAGGCGCAGCCTGAGCTATGTGATCCAGGGCATGCCCAACATCGAGAGCCTTAACTTGAGCGGATGCTACAACCTAACGGATAACGGCCTGGGACATGCATTCGTGCAGGACATCCCGTCCCTGAGGATGCTCAACCTGAGCCTGTGCAAACAGATCACCGATTCCAGTTTGGGCAGGATCGCGCAGTATCTCAAGAACCTGGAGCTGCTGGATCTGGGCGGGTGTAGTAATATCACCAACACGGGGTTGTTGCTTATCGCCTGGGGGCTTCATAATCTCAAAAGCCTGAATTTGAGAAGCTGCAGACATGTCTCGGATGTAGGCATCGGACACCTGTCCGGCATGACGCGCAGCGCCGCGGAGGGCTGCTTGAGTCTGGAGCACCTCACTTTGCAGGACTGTCAGAAACTCACCGATCTGTCGCTCAAGCACATTTCGAAGGGCCTCAACAAGCTGAAAGTCCTAAACCTGAGCTTTTGCGGTGGTATATCCGACGCTGGCATGATCCACCTGTCGCACATGACCCACCTCTGGACTCTGAACCTGCGCTCGTGCGATAACATCAGCGATACGGGACTCATGCATCTCTCCATGGGCGCTCTGAGGCTTTGTGGGCTGGATGTGTCGTTCTGCGACAAAGTGGGCGACCAGAGCCTGGCTTACATCGCGCAGGGCTTGTACCAGCTCAAGTCCCTGTCGCTGTGCTCGTGCCACATCAGCGATGACGGGATCAACCGGATGGTCCGGCAGATGCACGAGCTCAAGACGCTGAACATCGGCCAGTGCGTGCGGATCACGGACAAGGGCCTCGAGCTCATAGCGGATCACCTGACGCAGCTGACGGGGATAGACCTGTACGGCTGTACCAAAATAACCAAAAGAGGACTGGAGAGAATCACGCAGCTGCCCTGCCTTAAGGTGTTGAATTTGGGACTTTGGCAAATCACCGAGGTCAAGGGTTTAGGAGACGCGTCTGAGATCCTGCCCTGCTACACCTCGTGA
- the prr5a gene encoding proline-rich protein 5a — protein sequence MLENLSGAHIDRPAPRSSTFSFSALFALPHHLHMDGSSHPFRRTLYRLKLVSSPNLSQLGKNEKASLEERGSGPNATWNSIHNAVIAVFQKKGLADNELYTLNEGVRQLLKTELGSFFTEYLQNQLLTKGMVILRDKIRFYEGQKLLDSLAETWDFFFCDVLTMLQAIFHPVQGKEPSVRQLALLHFRNTITLNVKLEEALSRPRARVPPSIVQMLLVLQGVHESKGVSEEYLKLESLIQKVVSPYLGTQGLCSHECGASQCSCVIERHLQYCWSKSADLPSSNPVVRSKSYNIPMLTPVAEYDSEVSSVGSVGIRRHSACDVTSCIEPQGYSALSVGIETSSTPRLSLDHDLTLSGVMRGATGQPALISPPVFIHTSAGCLHAVDAPLALSEVDKAPSSPPSCSSSPETIVMQGLDSLESDPDGIFIDFSHCRSDSFGTSRKTS from the exons ATGCTGGAGAACTTGAGCGGAGCCCACATTGATCGACCCGCCCCTAGATCATCCACGTTCAGCTTCTCTGCCCTGTTTGCTCTGCCACACCACCTTCACATGGATGGAAGCAGTCATCCATTCAGGAG GACTCTGTACCGCTTGAAGTTGGTAAGTTCTCCAAATCTGAGTCAGCTGGGCAAAAATGAAAAGGCTTCACTGGAGGAGAGAGGATCAGGCCCTAATGCCACATGGAACAG CATTCACAACGCAGTTATTGCTGTATTCCAAAAGAAAGGACTGGCGGACAACGAACTCTATACACTCAATGAAGGTGTGAG GCAGCTATTGAAAACGGAGTTGGGCTCATTCTTTACAGAATACCTCCAG AATCAGCTTTTAACTAAAGGCATGGTCATTTTACGGGACAAAATACGGTTTTATGAAG GTCAGAAGTTACTGGACTCTTTGGCTGAGACCTGGGACTTCTTCTTTTGTGATGTTCTCACCATGCTTCAAGCCATCTTCCACCCCGTCCAG GGGAAGGAGCCATCGGTGCGTCAGCTGGCCCTGCTGCACTTCCGAAACACCATCACCCTTAACGTGAAGCTGGAGGAGGCTCTGTCCAGACCGCGAGCACGCGTCCCTCCCTCCATCGTCCAGATGCTTTTGGTGTTACAG GGGGTTCATGAATCTAAAGGTGTGAGTGAAGAATACCTGAAGCTGGAGTCTCTCATTCAGAAGGTGGTGTCACCGTACCTGGGCACGCAGGGACTGTGTTCACATGAGTGTGGCGCCTCTCAGTGCTCCTGTGTTATCG AGAGGCATTTGCAGTATTGCTGGTCCAAGTCTGCAGACCTGCCCTCCAGTAATCCAGTAGTGCGCTCCAAGAGTTACAACATCCCCATGCTGACCCCTGTGGCCGAGTACGACTCTGAAGTGAGCTCTGTGGGCAGCGTCGGCATCCGGCGTCACTCTGCGTGTGACGTCACTTCCTGCATAGAGCCCCAAGGCTATTCGGCCCTGTCTGTGGGAATAGAGACCAGCTCGACCCCTAGACTCTCACTTGATCACGATCTCACCCTGTCTGGTGTGATGCGAGGGGCCACAGGACAGCCAGCTCTGATTTCTCCACCCGTCTTCATCCACACCTCCGCAGGGTGTCTGCATGCAGTGGACGCCCCGTTGGCTTTATCCGAAGTGGACAAGGCCCCCTCATCGCCCCCGAGCTGCTCCTCCAGTCCGGAGACCATTGTAATGCAGGGGCTGGACTCACTGGAATCGGATCCTGACGGTATCTTCATTGACTTTTCCCACTGCCGCTCTGATTCTTTCGGAACGAGCAGGAAAACTAGCTGA